In the genome of Amyelois transitella isolate CPQ chromosome 25, ilAmyTran1.1, whole genome shotgun sequence, one region contains:
- the LOC106141463 gene encoding protein lethal(2)essential for life-like, with protein MSLLPFMFGYDSPRYSRHRHWPSRLLDQDFGLALTPDDMLTAVACPILSSDYYRPWRQLAAAARDIGSSIKADKDKFQINLDVQHFAPEEISVKTADGFVVVEGKHEEKKDEHGYISRQFVRRYALPEGATPDAVESRLSSDGVLTITAPLKVPEAVKGERKVPIAQTGPVRKEIKDQSEGTSDKEKEAKKGK; from the coding sequence atgtCGCTGCTTCCATTCATGTTTGGCTACGATTCGCCGCGCTACAGCCGCCATCGCCACTGGCCTAGCCGTCTCCTTGATCAAGATTTCGGCTTGGCGTTGACACCCGACGACATGCTGACAGCTGTGGCATGCCCAATTCTGTCTTCAGACTACTACAGACCTTGGAGGCAACTAGCGGCCGCAGCGAGAGACATCGGCTCCAGCATCAAAGCCGACAAGGACAAGTTCCAGATCAACTTGGACGTGCAGCATTTCGCGCCTGAAGAGATCTCGGTGAAGACCGCGGACGGGTTCGTGGTGGTGGAAGGCAAGCACGAGGAGAAGAAGGACGAGCACGGGTACATCTCGCGGCAGTTCGTGCGGCGGTACGCGCTGCCTGAAGGCGCGACGCCGGACGCCGTGGAGTCGCGGCTGTCTTCAGACGGCGTGCTGACCATCACGGCGCCGCTGAAGGTGCCCGAGGCGGTCAAGGGTGAGCGGAAGGTGCCCATTGCGCAGACAGGACCTGTGCGCAAGGAAATCAAAGACCAGAGCGAAGGTACCAGTGATAAGGAGAAGGAAGCCAAGAAGGGCAAGTGA